The proteins below come from a single Tigriopus californicus strain San Diego chromosome 3, Tcal_SD_v2.1, whole genome shotgun sequence genomic window:
- the LOC131877540 gene encoding serrate RNA effector molecule homolog isoform X3, which translates to MGDSDDDGDYKRRDKFRSERRSYNDDRGGGGGGGGASPPGRPGGWREARPGPPGGGGGYGGGGGGGYGGGRRGYDGGGGGGGGYRRDRYSPSRRHHHEMSPPAKRMRGGHDWDDGGGGGYRHDRGHDDYDRGHRGYRGGGGGGGRPGGGGGGVGAESQHQDDSVQPPMMSFKAYLATQDDSITDDEAIKKYADYKLEFKRQQLNEFFVNHKDEEWFKLKYHPEDAVKRKEEQKSALMKRVDVFKDFWDQKKFNGVSIDGDQGDHLIKLLDSIVIMLEGGTEHDLKILDQEAEAAALALKNEEIKPTEDAKPGGASTETKVEKEEGEKSNGEEKSNVIDEQLELQKKAKEYLEAKGGEESSEKPAKSRKRKRTKEFDDGSSIGSSEDEDEEDEEEPPPGMDKKPEVNDEKDQAKSEEGSEKKNGDEEMKEEGEAEVKKESEDVKEEANKTEKDEDMEEGESEPKPRPLHKTASIFLRNLAPTITKQEVEAMCKKYPGFLRAAIADPQPDRRWFRRGWVTFERSVKIKEICFNLNNIRLRDCELGPIVNRDLTRRIRTVNGITVDRKIVRNDIKLAAKVVTNLDKRWNLWQNEKSGQKNGAAEDLNGSAEEAIGLGSSNPVLENITDYLIEEASAEEEELLGKNNDLEDGEEGEEGNSIVRDEELIKVLDRLLFYLRIVHSVDFYNHSEYPNEDEMPNRCGIMHARGIPPSSNVTQNEIEDYSVTFEKKMGSFLQPRADLTEDEASKLGMKNEEDEVEKFILANTQELGKDKWLCPLSGKKFKAADFVRKHIFNKHCEKIEEVKKEVQYYNNYLKDPKRPQLPENPQNKGGGSGRRDGPPPGSRGGPQVGDPGFPREATNYPVYDRPDRGYNEPRYGGDRGYRGRRPEPYGGRGRIRDRVGGPPGGVRHDNYGPPGGGRPIITYRDLDAPRDDDF; encoded by the exons ATGGGCGACAGCGATGACGATGGCGATTACAAACGCCGCGACAAATTCCGTTCCGAACGGCGGAGTTACAACGATGATCGCGGGGGCGGCGGGGGTGGTGGCGGTGCTAGTCCGCCCGGACGACCCGGTGGTTGGCGAGAAGCCCGCCCAGGTCCGccggggggagggggaggctATGGCGGGGGAGGCGGTGGCGGTTATGGTGGAGGTCGACGGGGTTATGACGGGGGCGGAGGCGGTGGCGGTGGCTATCGCCGTGACCGCTATTCCCCCTCGCGACGTCATCACCACGAGATGTCGCCACCGGCTAAACGAATGAGAGGCGGCCATGATTG GGATGATGGCGGTGGCGGTGGATATCGACACGACCGAGGTCATGATGATTATGACCGGGGTCACCGGGGCTATCGAGGCGGGGGTGGCGGCGGTGGACGGCCTGGGGGCGGCGGAGGCGGGGTTGGCGCCGAGAGCCAACATCAGGATGATAGCGTCCAGCCGCCCATGATGTCGTTCAAGGCGTACTTGGCCACGCAAGATGATTCGATCACGGACGATGAGGCCATCAAGAAGTATGCGGACTACAAGCTGGAGTTCAAGCGGCAGCAACTCAACGAGTTCTTCGTCAATCATAAGGATGAGGAATG GTTTAAATTGAAATACCACCCCGAGGATGCCGTGAAACGGAAGGAGGAACAAAAATCCGCCTTGATGAAGCGGGTGGATGTGTTCAAAGATTTCTGGGATCAGAAGAAGTTCAATGGAGTCAGTATTGACGGCGATCAAGGAGACCACTTGATCAAACTTCTGGACTCCATTGTGATCATGTTGGAAGGAGGCACTGAACATGACCTCAAG ATCTTGGATCAAGAAGCCGAGGCTGCTGCATTAGCCTTGAAAAATGAGGAGATCAAGCCCACCGAAGACGCCAAACCTGGGGGTGCCTCGACTGAGACGAAggtcgagaaagaagagggagaaaagaGCAACGGCGAAGAGAAATCCAACGTCATCGATGAACAACTCGAGCTCCAGAAGAAAGCCAAAGAGTATTTGGAGGCCAAAGGTGGCGAAGAGAGCTCTGAGAAACCTGCCAAAAGTCGTAAGCGCAAGCGCACGAAAGAGTTCGATGACGGGTCCTCCATTGGAAGCTCcgaggacgaagacgaggaagacgaagaggagcCTCCTCCAGGTATGGACAAGAAACCTGAAGTAAATGACGAAAAAGATCAAGCCAAAAGTGAGGAAGGCAGCGAAAAAAAGAACGGCGATgaggaaatgaaagaagagggAGAGGCCGAGGTCAAAAAGGAATCCGAGGACGTAAAGGAAGAAGCGAACAAGACCGAGAAAGACGAAGATATGGAGGAGGGAGAGAGCGAACCCAAACCACGACCATTACACAAGACGGCCTCGATCTTCCTCCGAAATCTGGCTCCAACCATCACGAAGCAAGAAGTGGAAGCCATGTGCAAGAAGTATCCCGGCTTCTTGAGAGCTGCTATTGCCGATCCTCAGCCTGATCGTCGCTGGTTCCGCAGAGGGTGGGTCACTTTTGAGAGGAGCGTCAAGATTAAAGAGATCtgcttcaatttgaataaCATCCGACTAAGGGACTGCGAATTGGGGCCAATCGTCAATCGCGATTTGACCAGGCGAATTCGAACCGTCAATGGGATCACGGTCGACCGTAAGATCGTGCGGAACGACATCAAATTGGCCGCCAAAGTGGTCACCAATTTGGACAAGCGATGGAATCTGTGGCAAAACGAGAAGAGCGGTCAAAAGAACGGGGCCGCTGAGGACCTGAATGGGTCAGCCGAAGAGGCCATTGGTCTTGGCTCTTCCAATCCCGTACTGGAAAACATCACCGACTATCTAATTGAAGAGGCCTCGGCTGAGGAAGAGGAGCTCTTGGGCAAGAACAACGATCTTGAAGATGGAGAGGAAGGCGAGGAAGGCAACAGTATTGTCCGTGACGAGGAACTCATCAAGGTCTTGGATCGATTGCTTTTCTACTTGCGCATTGTCCATTCCGTGGACTTTTACAACCACTCGGAATACCCCAACGAGGATGAGATGCCCAATCGATGCGGCATCATGCACGCTCGTGGAATCCCACCCTCCAGTAACGTGACTCAGAACGAGATCGAAGACTATTCCGTGACTTTCGAGAAGAAGATGGGAAGTTTTCTTCAACCTCGAGCCGACCTGACCGAGGATGAGGCCTCCAAATTGGGCATGAAAAACGAAGAGGACGAGGTAGAGAAGTTCATCCTGGCCAACACGCAAGAGTTGGGCAAGGACAAATGGCTCTGTCCCTTGTCGGGGAAGAAGTTCAAGGCCGCCGATTTCGTTCGCAAGCATATCTTCAACAAGCACTGCGAGAAGATCGAGGAGGTCAAGAAGGAGGTCCAatactacaacaactacttGAAAGATCCGAAGCGTCCGCAATTACCAGAGAACCCGCAGAATAAGGGCGGCGGATCGGGTCGTCGAGATGGACCTCCTCCGGGTAGCCGAGGTGGACCCCAAGTGGGAGATCC TGGATTCCCAAGAGAAGCTACTAATTATCCCGTTTACGACCGACCCGATCGAGGCTATAACGAGCCCCGTTACGGAGGAGACCGCGGATATCGTGGCCGACGACCTGAACCTTACGGAGGGCGTGGCAG AATTCGGGATAGGGTTGGAGGTCCTCCTGGTGGCGTTAG
- the LOC131877540 gene encoding serrate RNA effector molecule homolog isoform X4: protein MGDSDDDGDYKRRDKFRSERRSYNDDRGGGGGGGGASPPGRPGGWREARPGPPGGGGGYGGGGGGGYGGGRRGYDGGGGGGGGYRRDRYSPSRRHHHEMSPPAKRMRGGHDWDDGGGGGYRHDRGHDDYDRGHRGYRGGGGGGGRPGGGGGGVGAESQHQDDSVQPPMMSFKAYLATQDDSITDDEAIKKYADYKLEFKRQQLNEFFVNHKDEEWFKLKYHPEDAVKRKEEQKSALMKRVDVFKDFWDQKKFNGVSIDGDQGDHLIKLLDSIVIMLEGGTEHDLKILDQEAEAAALALKNEEIKPTEDAKPGGASTETKVEKEEGEKSNGEEKSNVIDEQLELQKKAKEYLEAKGGEESSEKPAKSRKRKRTKEFDDGSSIGSSEDEDEEDEEEPPPGMDKKPEVNDEKDQAKSEEGSEKKNGDEEMKEEGEAEVKKESEDVKEEANKTEKDEDMEEGESEPKPRPLHKTASIFLRNLAPTITKQEVEAMCKKYPGFLRAAIADPQPDRRWFRRGWVTFERSVKIKEICFNLNNIRLRDCELGPIVNRDLTRRIRTVNGITVDRKIVRNDIKLAAKVVTNLDKRWNLWQNEKSGQKNGAAEDLNGSAEEAIGLGSSNPVLENITDYLIEEASAEEEELLGKNNDLEDGEEGEEGNSIVRDEELIKVLDRLLFYLRIVHSVDFYNHSEYPNEDEMPNRCGIMHARGIPPSSNVTQNEIEDYSVTFEKKMGSFLQPRADLTEDEASKLGMKNEEDEVEKFILANTQELGKDKWLCPLSGKKFKAADFVRKHIFNKHCEKIEEVKKEVQYYNNYLKDPKRPQLPENPQNKGGGSGRRDGPPPGSRGGPQVGDPYNYSGFPREATNYPVYDRPDRGYNEPRYGGDRGYRGRRPEPYGGRGRHDNYGPPGGGRPIITYRDLDAPRDDDF from the exons ATGGGCGACAGCGATGACGATGGCGATTACAAACGCCGCGACAAATTCCGTTCCGAACGGCGGAGTTACAACGATGATCGCGGGGGCGGCGGGGGTGGTGGCGGTGCTAGTCCGCCCGGACGACCCGGTGGTTGGCGAGAAGCCCGCCCAGGTCCGccggggggagggggaggctATGGCGGGGGAGGCGGTGGCGGTTATGGTGGAGGTCGACGGGGTTATGACGGGGGCGGAGGCGGTGGCGGTGGCTATCGCCGTGACCGCTATTCCCCCTCGCGACGTCATCACCACGAGATGTCGCCACCGGCTAAACGAATGAGAGGCGGCCATGATTG GGATGATGGCGGTGGCGGTGGATATCGACACGACCGAGGTCATGATGATTATGACCGGGGTCACCGGGGCTATCGAGGCGGGGGTGGCGGCGGTGGACGGCCTGGGGGCGGCGGAGGCGGGGTTGGCGCCGAGAGCCAACATCAGGATGATAGCGTCCAGCCGCCCATGATGTCGTTCAAGGCGTACTTGGCCACGCAAGATGATTCGATCACGGACGATGAGGCCATCAAGAAGTATGCGGACTACAAGCTGGAGTTCAAGCGGCAGCAACTCAACGAGTTCTTCGTCAATCATAAGGATGAGGAATG GTTTAAATTGAAATACCACCCCGAGGATGCCGTGAAACGGAAGGAGGAACAAAAATCCGCCTTGATGAAGCGGGTGGATGTGTTCAAAGATTTCTGGGATCAGAAGAAGTTCAATGGAGTCAGTATTGACGGCGATCAAGGAGACCACTTGATCAAACTTCTGGACTCCATTGTGATCATGTTGGAAGGAGGCACTGAACATGACCTCAAG ATCTTGGATCAAGAAGCCGAGGCTGCTGCATTAGCCTTGAAAAATGAGGAGATCAAGCCCACCGAAGACGCCAAACCTGGGGGTGCCTCGACTGAGACGAAggtcgagaaagaagagggagaaaagaGCAACGGCGAAGAGAAATCCAACGTCATCGATGAACAACTCGAGCTCCAGAAGAAAGCCAAAGAGTATTTGGAGGCCAAAGGTGGCGAAGAGAGCTCTGAGAAACCTGCCAAAAGTCGTAAGCGCAAGCGCACGAAAGAGTTCGATGACGGGTCCTCCATTGGAAGCTCcgaggacgaagacgaggaagacgaagaggagcCTCCTCCAGGTATGGACAAGAAACCTGAAGTAAATGACGAAAAAGATCAAGCCAAAAGTGAGGAAGGCAGCGAAAAAAAGAACGGCGATgaggaaatgaaagaagagggAGAGGCCGAGGTCAAAAAGGAATCCGAGGACGTAAAGGAAGAAGCGAACAAGACCGAGAAAGACGAAGATATGGAGGAGGGAGAGAGCGAACCCAAACCACGACCATTACACAAGACGGCCTCGATCTTCCTCCGAAATCTGGCTCCAACCATCACGAAGCAAGAAGTGGAAGCCATGTGCAAGAAGTATCCCGGCTTCTTGAGAGCTGCTATTGCCGATCCTCAGCCTGATCGTCGCTGGTTCCGCAGAGGGTGGGTCACTTTTGAGAGGAGCGTCAAGATTAAAGAGATCtgcttcaatttgaataaCATCCGACTAAGGGACTGCGAATTGGGGCCAATCGTCAATCGCGATTTGACCAGGCGAATTCGAACCGTCAATGGGATCACGGTCGACCGTAAGATCGTGCGGAACGACATCAAATTGGCCGCCAAAGTGGTCACCAATTTGGACAAGCGATGGAATCTGTGGCAAAACGAGAAGAGCGGTCAAAAGAACGGGGCCGCTGAGGACCTGAATGGGTCAGCCGAAGAGGCCATTGGTCTTGGCTCTTCCAATCCCGTACTGGAAAACATCACCGACTATCTAATTGAAGAGGCCTCGGCTGAGGAAGAGGAGCTCTTGGGCAAGAACAACGATCTTGAAGATGGAGAGGAAGGCGAGGAAGGCAACAGTATTGTCCGTGACGAGGAACTCATCAAGGTCTTGGATCGATTGCTTTTCTACTTGCGCATTGTCCATTCCGTGGACTTTTACAACCACTCGGAATACCCCAACGAGGATGAGATGCCCAATCGATGCGGCATCATGCACGCTCGTGGAATCCCACCCTCCAGTAACGTGACTCAGAACGAGATCGAAGACTATTCCGTGACTTTCGAGAAGAAGATGGGAAGTTTTCTTCAACCTCGAGCCGACCTGACCGAGGATGAGGCCTCCAAATTGGGCATGAAAAACGAAGAGGACGAGGTAGAGAAGTTCATCCTGGCCAACACGCAAGAGTTGGGCAAGGACAAATGGCTCTGTCCCTTGTCGGGGAAGAAGTTCAAGGCCGCCGATTTCGTTCGCAAGCATATCTTCAACAAGCACTGCGAGAAGATCGAGGAGGTCAAGAAGGAGGTCCAatactacaacaactacttGAAAGATCCGAAGCGTCCGCAATTACCAGAGAACCCGCAGAATAAGGGCGGCGGATCGGGTCGTCGAGATGGACCTCCTCCGGGTAGCCGAGGTGGACCCCAAGTGGGAGATCC GTACAACTACAGTGGATTCCCAAGAGAAGCTACTAATTATCCCGTTTACGACCGACCCGATCGAGGCTATAACGAGCCCCGTTACGGAGGAGACCGCGGATATCGTGGCCGACGACCTGAACCTTACGGAGGGCGTGGCAG
- the LOC131877540 gene encoding serrate RNA effector molecule homolog isoform X1, with the protein MGDSDDDGDYKRRDKFRSERRSYNDDRGGGGGGGGASPPGRPGGWREARPGPPGGGGGYGGGGGGGYGGGRRGYDGGGGGGGGYRRDRYSPSRRHHHEMSPPAKRMRGGHDWDDGGGGGYRHDRGHDDYDRGHRGYRGGGGGGGRPGGGGGGVGAESQHQDDSVQPPMMSFKAYLATQDDSITDDEAIKKYADYKLEFKRQQLNEFFVNHKDEEWFKLKYHPEDAVKRKEEQKSALMKRVDVFKDFWDQKKFNGVSIDGDQGDHLIKLLDSIVIMLEGGTEHDLKILDQEAEAAALALKNEEIKPTEDAKPGGASTETKVEKEEGEKSNGEEKSNVIDEQLELQKKAKEYLEAKGGEESSEKPAKSRKRKRTKEFDDGSSIGSSEDEDEEDEEEPPPGMDKKPEVNDEKDQAKSEEGSEKKNGDEEMKEEGEAEVKKESEDVKEEANKTEKDEDMEEGESEPKPRPLHKTASIFLRNLAPTITKQEVEAMCKKYPGFLRAAIADPQPDRRWFRRGWVTFERSVKIKEICFNLNNIRLRDCELGPIVNRDLTRRIRTVNGITVDRKIVRNDIKLAAKVVTNLDKRWNLWQNEKSGQKNGAAEDLNGSAEEAIGLGSSNPVLENITDYLIEEASAEEEELLGKNNDLEDGEEGEEGNSIVRDEELIKVLDRLLFYLRIVHSVDFYNHSEYPNEDEMPNRCGIMHARGIPPSSNVTQNEIEDYSVTFEKKMGSFLQPRADLTEDEASKLGMKNEEDEVEKFILANTQELGKDKWLCPLSGKKFKAADFVRKHIFNKHCEKIEEVKKEVQYYNNYLKDPKRPQLPENPQNKGGGSGRRDGPPPGSRGGPQVGDPYNYSGFPREATNYPVYDRPDRGYNEPRYGGDRGYRGRRPEPYGGRGRIRDRVGGPPGGVRHDNYGPPGGGRPIITYRDLDAPRDDDF; encoded by the exons ATGGGCGACAGCGATGACGATGGCGATTACAAACGCCGCGACAAATTCCGTTCCGAACGGCGGAGTTACAACGATGATCGCGGGGGCGGCGGGGGTGGTGGCGGTGCTAGTCCGCCCGGACGACCCGGTGGTTGGCGAGAAGCCCGCCCAGGTCCGccggggggagggggaggctATGGCGGGGGAGGCGGTGGCGGTTATGGTGGAGGTCGACGGGGTTATGACGGGGGCGGAGGCGGTGGCGGTGGCTATCGCCGTGACCGCTATTCCCCCTCGCGACGTCATCACCACGAGATGTCGCCACCGGCTAAACGAATGAGAGGCGGCCATGATTG GGATGATGGCGGTGGCGGTGGATATCGACACGACCGAGGTCATGATGATTATGACCGGGGTCACCGGGGCTATCGAGGCGGGGGTGGCGGCGGTGGACGGCCTGGGGGCGGCGGAGGCGGGGTTGGCGCCGAGAGCCAACATCAGGATGATAGCGTCCAGCCGCCCATGATGTCGTTCAAGGCGTACTTGGCCACGCAAGATGATTCGATCACGGACGATGAGGCCATCAAGAAGTATGCGGACTACAAGCTGGAGTTCAAGCGGCAGCAACTCAACGAGTTCTTCGTCAATCATAAGGATGAGGAATG GTTTAAATTGAAATACCACCCCGAGGATGCCGTGAAACGGAAGGAGGAACAAAAATCCGCCTTGATGAAGCGGGTGGATGTGTTCAAAGATTTCTGGGATCAGAAGAAGTTCAATGGAGTCAGTATTGACGGCGATCAAGGAGACCACTTGATCAAACTTCTGGACTCCATTGTGATCATGTTGGAAGGAGGCACTGAACATGACCTCAAG ATCTTGGATCAAGAAGCCGAGGCTGCTGCATTAGCCTTGAAAAATGAGGAGATCAAGCCCACCGAAGACGCCAAACCTGGGGGTGCCTCGACTGAGACGAAggtcgagaaagaagagggagaaaagaGCAACGGCGAAGAGAAATCCAACGTCATCGATGAACAACTCGAGCTCCAGAAGAAAGCCAAAGAGTATTTGGAGGCCAAAGGTGGCGAAGAGAGCTCTGAGAAACCTGCCAAAAGTCGTAAGCGCAAGCGCACGAAAGAGTTCGATGACGGGTCCTCCATTGGAAGCTCcgaggacgaagacgaggaagacgaagaggagcCTCCTCCAGGTATGGACAAGAAACCTGAAGTAAATGACGAAAAAGATCAAGCCAAAAGTGAGGAAGGCAGCGAAAAAAAGAACGGCGATgaggaaatgaaagaagagggAGAGGCCGAGGTCAAAAAGGAATCCGAGGACGTAAAGGAAGAAGCGAACAAGACCGAGAAAGACGAAGATATGGAGGAGGGAGAGAGCGAACCCAAACCACGACCATTACACAAGACGGCCTCGATCTTCCTCCGAAATCTGGCTCCAACCATCACGAAGCAAGAAGTGGAAGCCATGTGCAAGAAGTATCCCGGCTTCTTGAGAGCTGCTATTGCCGATCCTCAGCCTGATCGTCGCTGGTTCCGCAGAGGGTGGGTCACTTTTGAGAGGAGCGTCAAGATTAAAGAGATCtgcttcaatttgaataaCATCCGACTAAGGGACTGCGAATTGGGGCCAATCGTCAATCGCGATTTGACCAGGCGAATTCGAACCGTCAATGGGATCACGGTCGACCGTAAGATCGTGCGGAACGACATCAAATTGGCCGCCAAAGTGGTCACCAATTTGGACAAGCGATGGAATCTGTGGCAAAACGAGAAGAGCGGTCAAAAGAACGGGGCCGCTGAGGACCTGAATGGGTCAGCCGAAGAGGCCATTGGTCTTGGCTCTTCCAATCCCGTACTGGAAAACATCACCGACTATCTAATTGAAGAGGCCTCGGCTGAGGAAGAGGAGCTCTTGGGCAAGAACAACGATCTTGAAGATGGAGAGGAAGGCGAGGAAGGCAACAGTATTGTCCGTGACGAGGAACTCATCAAGGTCTTGGATCGATTGCTTTTCTACTTGCGCATTGTCCATTCCGTGGACTTTTACAACCACTCGGAATACCCCAACGAGGATGAGATGCCCAATCGATGCGGCATCATGCACGCTCGTGGAATCCCACCCTCCAGTAACGTGACTCAGAACGAGATCGAAGACTATTCCGTGACTTTCGAGAAGAAGATGGGAAGTTTTCTTCAACCTCGAGCCGACCTGACCGAGGATGAGGCCTCCAAATTGGGCATGAAAAACGAAGAGGACGAGGTAGAGAAGTTCATCCTGGCCAACACGCAAGAGTTGGGCAAGGACAAATGGCTCTGTCCCTTGTCGGGGAAGAAGTTCAAGGCCGCCGATTTCGTTCGCAAGCATATCTTCAACAAGCACTGCGAGAAGATCGAGGAGGTCAAGAAGGAGGTCCAatactacaacaactacttGAAAGATCCGAAGCGTCCGCAATTACCAGAGAACCCGCAGAATAAGGGCGGCGGATCGGGTCGTCGAGATGGACCTCCTCCGGGTAGCCGAGGTGGACCCCAAGTGGGAGATCC GTACAACTACAGTGGATTCCCAAGAGAAGCTACTAATTATCCCGTTTACGACCGACCCGATCGAGGCTATAACGAGCCCCGTTACGGAGGAGACCGCGGATATCGTGGCCGACGACCTGAACCTTACGGAGGGCGTGGCAG AATTCGGGATAGGGTTGGAGGTCCTCCTGGTGGCGTTAG
- the LOC131877540 gene encoding serrate RNA effector molecule homolog isoform X2, translating into MGDSDDDGDYKRRDKFRSERRSYNDDRGGGGGGGGASPPGRPGGWREARPGPPGGGGGYGGGGGGGYGGGRRGYDGGGGGGGGYRRDRYSPSRRHHHEMSPPAKRMRGGHDWDDGGGGGYRHDRGHDDYDRGHRGYRGGGGGGGRPGGGGGGVGAESQHQDDSVQPPMMSFKAYLATQDDSITDDEAIKKYADYKLEFKRQQLNEFFVNHKDEEWFKLKYHPEDAVKRKEEQKSALMKRVDVFKDFWDQKKFNGVSIDGDQGDHLIKLLDSIVIMLEGGTEHDLKILDQEAEAAALALKNEEIKPTEDAKPGGASTETKVEKEEGEKSNGEEKSNVIDEQLELQKKAKEYLEAKGGEESSEKPAKSRKRKRTKEFDDGSSIGSSEDEDEEDEEEPPPGMDKKPEVNDEKDQAKSEEGSEKKNGDEEMKEEGEAEVKKESEDVKEEANKTEKDEDMEEGESEPKPRPLHKTASIFLRNLAPTITKQEVEAMCKKYPGFLRAAIADPQPDRRWFRRGWVTFERSVKIKEICFNLNNIRLRDCELGPIVNRDLTRRIRTVNGITVDRKIVRNDIKLAAKVVTNLDKRWNLWQNEKSGQKNGAAEDLNGSAEEAIGLGSSNPVLENITDYLIEEASAEEEELLGKNNDLEDGEEGEEGNSIVRDEELIKVLDRLLFYLRIVHSVDFYNHSEYPNEDEMPNRCGIMHARGIPPSSNVTQNEIEDYSVTFEKKMGSFLQPRADLTEDEASKLGMKNEEDEVEKFILANTQELGKDKWLCPLSGKKFKAADFVRKHIFNKHCEKIEEVKKEVQYYNNYLKDPKRPQLPENPQNKGGGSGRRDGPPPGSRGGPQVGDPYNYSGFPREATNYPVYDRPDRGYNEPRYGGDRGYRGRRPEPYGGRGRIRDRVGGPPGGVRVTQIQPDPRGTVDYGDVDFGQDVDLF; encoded by the exons ATGGGCGACAGCGATGACGATGGCGATTACAAACGCCGCGACAAATTCCGTTCCGAACGGCGGAGTTACAACGATGATCGCGGGGGCGGCGGGGGTGGTGGCGGTGCTAGTCCGCCCGGACGACCCGGTGGTTGGCGAGAAGCCCGCCCAGGTCCGccggggggagggggaggctATGGCGGGGGAGGCGGTGGCGGTTATGGTGGAGGTCGACGGGGTTATGACGGGGGCGGAGGCGGTGGCGGTGGCTATCGCCGTGACCGCTATTCCCCCTCGCGACGTCATCACCACGAGATGTCGCCACCGGCTAAACGAATGAGAGGCGGCCATGATTG GGATGATGGCGGTGGCGGTGGATATCGACACGACCGAGGTCATGATGATTATGACCGGGGTCACCGGGGCTATCGAGGCGGGGGTGGCGGCGGTGGACGGCCTGGGGGCGGCGGAGGCGGGGTTGGCGCCGAGAGCCAACATCAGGATGATAGCGTCCAGCCGCCCATGATGTCGTTCAAGGCGTACTTGGCCACGCAAGATGATTCGATCACGGACGATGAGGCCATCAAGAAGTATGCGGACTACAAGCTGGAGTTCAAGCGGCAGCAACTCAACGAGTTCTTCGTCAATCATAAGGATGAGGAATG GTTTAAATTGAAATACCACCCCGAGGATGCCGTGAAACGGAAGGAGGAACAAAAATCCGCCTTGATGAAGCGGGTGGATGTGTTCAAAGATTTCTGGGATCAGAAGAAGTTCAATGGAGTCAGTATTGACGGCGATCAAGGAGACCACTTGATCAAACTTCTGGACTCCATTGTGATCATGTTGGAAGGAGGCACTGAACATGACCTCAAG ATCTTGGATCAAGAAGCCGAGGCTGCTGCATTAGCCTTGAAAAATGAGGAGATCAAGCCCACCGAAGACGCCAAACCTGGGGGTGCCTCGACTGAGACGAAggtcgagaaagaagagggagaaaagaGCAACGGCGAAGAGAAATCCAACGTCATCGATGAACAACTCGAGCTCCAGAAGAAAGCCAAAGAGTATTTGGAGGCCAAAGGTGGCGAAGAGAGCTCTGAGAAACCTGCCAAAAGTCGTAAGCGCAAGCGCACGAAAGAGTTCGATGACGGGTCCTCCATTGGAAGCTCcgaggacgaagacgaggaagacgaagaggagcCTCCTCCAGGTATGGACAAGAAACCTGAAGTAAATGACGAAAAAGATCAAGCCAAAAGTGAGGAAGGCAGCGAAAAAAAGAACGGCGATgaggaaatgaaagaagagggAGAGGCCGAGGTCAAAAAGGAATCCGAGGACGTAAAGGAAGAAGCGAACAAGACCGAGAAAGACGAAGATATGGAGGAGGGAGAGAGCGAACCCAAACCACGACCATTACACAAGACGGCCTCGATCTTCCTCCGAAATCTGGCTCCAACCATCACGAAGCAAGAAGTGGAAGCCATGTGCAAGAAGTATCCCGGCTTCTTGAGAGCTGCTATTGCCGATCCTCAGCCTGATCGTCGCTGGTTCCGCAGAGGGTGGGTCACTTTTGAGAGGAGCGTCAAGATTAAAGAGATCtgcttcaatttgaataaCATCCGACTAAGGGACTGCGAATTGGGGCCAATCGTCAATCGCGATTTGACCAGGCGAATTCGAACCGTCAATGGGATCACGGTCGACCGTAAGATCGTGCGGAACGACATCAAATTGGCCGCCAAAGTGGTCACCAATTTGGACAAGCGATGGAATCTGTGGCAAAACGAGAAGAGCGGTCAAAAGAACGGGGCCGCTGAGGACCTGAATGGGTCAGCCGAAGAGGCCATTGGTCTTGGCTCTTCCAATCCCGTACTGGAAAACATCACCGACTATCTAATTGAAGAGGCCTCGGCTGAGGAAGAGGAGCTCTTGGGCAAGAACAACGATCTTGAAGATGGAGAGGAAGGCGAGGAAGGCAACAGTATTGTCCGTGACGAGGAACTCATCAAGGTCTTGGATCGATTGCTTTTCTACTTGCGCATTGTCCATTCCGTGGACTTTTACAACCACTCGGAATACCCCAACGAGGATGAGATGCCCAATCGATGCGGCATCATGCACGCTCGTGGAATCCCACCCTCCAGTAACGTGACTCAGAACGAGATCGAAGACTATTCCGTGACTTTCGAGAAGAAGATGGGAAGTTTTCTTCAACCTCGAGCCGACCTGACCGAGGATGAGGCCTCCAAATTGGGCATGAAAAACGAAGAGGACGAGGTAGAGAAGTTCATCCTGGCCAACACGCAAGAGTTGGGCAAGGACAAATGGCTCTGTCCCTTGTCGGGGAAGAAGTTCAAGGCCGCCGATTTCGTTCGCAAGCATATCTTCAACAAGCACTGCGAGAAGATCGAGGAGGTCAAGAAGGAGGTCCAatactacaacaactacttGAAAGATCCGAAGCGTCCGCAATTACCAGAGAACCCGCAGAATAAGGGCGGCGGATCGGGTCGTCGAGATGGACCTCCTCCGGGTAGCCGAGGTGGACCCCAAGTGGGAGATCC GTACAACTACAGTGGATTCCCAAGAGAAGCTACTAATTATCCCGTTTACGACCGACCCGATCGAGGCTATAACGAGCCCCGTTACGGAGGAGACCGCGGATATCGTGGCCGACGACCTGAACCTTACGGAGGGCGTGGCAG AATTCGGGATAGGGTTGGAGGTCCTCCTGGTGGCGTTAG AGT